Proteins from a genomic interval of Chryseobacterium indologenes:
- the hutH gene encoding histidine ammonia-lyase: MIYGVDVFTFHDVLEICKKPNKAKLNKAAKEQILKSQKNVQEIVESDRCVYGINTGFGPLCDTKISADETAQLQYNLIISHAVGVGKPIHKELSKIMMIAKVHALSKGFSGVSLDVIERMILMLEKDIIPVVPEQGSVGASGDLAPLAHLVLPLLGLGQVWEGDQVAETMDVLEKHNLEPLVLGPKEGLGLINGTQFILAHAIKGLEKFEYLLDLADMTAAMSIEAYRGSASPFKKELHDIRPFEGSKKVAARMLKFLKGSQNMKAHEDCERVQDPYSMRCVPQVHGASRNAFEHLRSMAETELNSVTDNPIVLSAEESISGGNFHGQLMALPLDYATLAAAELGNISDRRSYLLLEGKYGLPRLLTESSGLNSGFMIPQYTSAALVTENKTLCFPASADSIPTSLGQEDHVSMGSISGRKFNQVLGNLVNILSVELMFAAQGLEFRRPSKCSKVIEENFAILRSRVSKLEDDRLIGKDMLAIAALINERKFIVN; encoded by the coding sequence ATGATATACGGAGTAGATGTTTTTACATTCCATGATGTTCTGGAAATATGTAAAAAACCTAATAAAGCCAAGCTGAACAAAGCAGCAAAAGAACAAATTTTAAAATCTCAGAAAAACGTACAGGAAATTGTAGAGTCCGATAGATGTGTATATGGAATCAATACGGGATTCGGGCCGCTGTGCGACACTAAAATATCAGCTGATGAAACAGCGCAGTTACAGTATAATTTAATTATTTCTCATGCTGTAGGGGTAGGAAAACCTATTCATAAAGAACTTTCCAAGATTATGATGATCGCTAAAGTTCATGCTTTATCAAAAGGGTTTTCCGGGGTTTCTCTCGATGTGATTGAAAGAATGATCCTGATGCTTGAAAAAGATATCATTCCTGTAGTACCTGAACAAGGTTCTGTAGGTGCCTCAGGAGATTTGGCTCCGTTGGCCCATCTTGTATTGCCATTGCTGGGGCTTGGACAGGTTTGGGAAGGTGATCAGGTGGCTGAAACGATGGATGTTTTGGAAAAGCATAATCTGGAACCTTTGGTTTTGGGACCTAAAGAAGGGCTGGGGTTAATCAATGGAACCCAGTTTATTTTAGCTCATGCCATTAAGGGGCTGGAAAAATTCGAATATTTACTTGACCTTGCCGATATGACGGCTGCCATGAGTATCGAAGCATATAGAGGTTCTGCAAGCCCGTTCAAAAAAGAACTTCATGATATCAGACCGTTCGAAGGAAGTAAAAAAGTGGCGGCCAGAATGCTTAAGTTCCTGAAAGGATCGCAGAACATGAAAGCGCATGAAGATTGCGAGAGAGTTCAGGATCCCTATTCGATGAGATGTGTACCACAGGTACATGGAGCGAGCAGAAATGCTTTTGAGCATTTGAGGAGTATGGCTGAAACAGAATTAAATTCAGTCACAGACAATCCAATTGTTCTTAGTGCAGAAGAATCTATTTCGGGAGGAAATTTCCACGGACAGCTAATGGCATTACCGTTAGATTATGCTACATTGGCTGCGGCTGAATTGGGAAATATTTCTGACAGAAGAAGCTACTTGCTGCTGGAAGGAAAATACGGACTTCCAAGATTATTGACAGAAAGCTCAGGATTAAACTCAGGATTTATGATTCCTCAATATACTTCAGCTGCTTTGGTTACAGAAAACAAAACATTATGTTTCCCTGCATCTGCCGATTCTATTCCTACAAGTTTAGGTCAGGAAGACCATGTTTCTATGGGAAGTATTTCAGGAAGAAAATTCAATCAGGTCCTAGGAAACCTGGTTAATATTTTATCTGTTGAATTGATGTTTGCCGCTCAGGGACTGGAGTTCAGAAGACCTTCCAAATGTTCCAAAGTCATTGAAGAAAACTTTGCTATTCTTCGCTCCAGAGTTTCTAAACTGGAAGACGACAGGCTTATCGGTAAAGATATGCTGGCGATTGCAGCACTTATTAATGAAAGAAAATTTATCGTCAACTAA
- a CDS encoding S8 family serine peptidase, giving the protein MKKSVFLLALCIALHSCTRDELQNENPKIEVSQKDPLTGKQINERINQSIKTDGTFNWSNESDHFLWSAVFRGNRMVSIGFGSSKDDFDRSKSPENKVMEGEILSVIKQYEGSEPARFLLTSDKYLNQIDVVIEKEETLTALRQMKNIRYVEPADYHYFEIENQYNLASKSSGSGSSGCGFSSTALNAADYTSTTPGAKIPWAFAKHNIPDAWSYSTGAGVTIGLVDTGVSPEQTLLGTSFNNGASSGRTISKFGVFNSDGSADQCGHGTKMASVMTAPRNNAGLPVGVAYNANLIAYRAAENVVLETSAEQNGVKTAFTELGNNANVKIISMSMGHIFSVGKIEDGVKYAYSKGKLIFCAGGTSTSFTNFVGVIFPASMSETQAITGVKEGTSNQKCNVCHSGSQIDFTFQMERASGNTVPVLSYYNGQSDYVGGSSVATAATAGIAALVWAKNPSWTRDQVLNKMRQSATYYPNVNSSYGYGNINVLKAVQ; this is encoded by the coding sequence ATGAAAAAAAGTGTATTCCTACTGGCACTATGTATTGCTTTACATTCCTGTACCAGAGATGAACTTCAAAATGAAAATCCGAAAATTGAAGTGTCTCAGAAAGATCCGTTGACAGGTAAACAAATCAATGAGAGAATTAATCAGTCTATCAAAACTGATGGTACCTTCAACTGGAGCAACGAATCAGATCATTTTTTGTGGAGCGCAGTTTTTCGCGGAAACAGGATGGTATCTATCGGATTTGGATCCTCTAAGGACGATTTTGACAGAAGTAAATCTCCGGAAAATAAGGTTATGGAAGGCGAAATTTTATCCGTAATCAAACAATATGAAGGATCGGAACCTGCGAGATTTCTTCTTACTTCTGATAAATATCTTAATCAGATAGATGTCGTTATCGAAAAGGAAGAGACTTTGACAGCACTTCGTCAGATGAAAAATATCCGATATGTGGAGCCGGCGGATTACCATTATTTTGAAATAGAAAACCAATATAATTTAGCTTCAAAATCTTCAGGTAGCGGATCATCAGGATGTGGCTTTTCATCCACAGCTTTAAATGCCGCAGATTATACTTCAACTACTCCGGGTGCAAAAATTCCGTGGGCTTTTGCCAAACACAATATTCCCGATGCCTGGAGCTACAGTACCGGAGCAGGCGTCACCATCGGTCTTGTAGATACAGGAGTTTCACCTGAACAAACCTTGCTTGGAACAAGCTTTAATAATGGGGCTTCCTCAGGAAGAACAATCAGTAAATTCGGAGTATTCAATTCAGATGGGTCAGCCGACCAGTGTGGGCATGGAACGAAGATGGCTTCAGTAATGACTGCACCAAGAAATAATGCGGGATTACCGGTGGGGGTTGCTTATAATGCCAATTTAATTGCTTACAGAGCTGCAGAAAACGTGGTGCTGGAAACCTCCGCAGAACAAAACGGGGTAAAGACTGCATTTACAGAACTGGGGAATAATGCCAATGTAAAGATTATTTCCATGTCAATGGGACATATCTTTTCAGTAGGTAAAATTGAAGACGGGGTAAAATATGCCTATAGTAAAGGAAAACTGATTTTCTGCGCAGGCGGAACTTCCACTAGTTTTACCAATTTTGTAGGAGTGATCTTCCCTGCATCCATGTCTGAAACACAAGCCATCACAGGGGTGAAGGAAGGAACATCCAACCAGAAATGTAATGTCTGCCATTCCGGAAGCCAGATTGATTTTACCTTTCAGATGGAGAGAGCTTCAGGGAATACCGTTCCTGTGTTAAGTTATTATAACGGACAGTCTGACTATGTAGGAGGATCTTCTGTAGCTACCGCTGCTACCGCGGGAATTGCTGCTTTGGTTTGGGCTAAAAATCCTTCCTGGACCAGAGATCAGGTACTGAACAAAATGAGACAGTCTGCCACTTATTATCCTAACGTAAATTCCAGCTACGGCTACGGGAATATCAATGTGCTAAAGGCTGTTCAGTAA
- the ygiD gene encoding 4,5-DOPA dioxygenase extradiol, giving the protein MNLHDLQNISDQFNSTQRMPVLFLGHGSPMNAIEENQFVQGFRKAAGEIPKPNAILCISAHWYTEGTFVTAMDMPKTIHDFYGFPKALFDVQYPAPGSPELAKETAELLLPAIVEEDHSWGLDHGAWSVIKHMYPEADIPVIQLSIDHTKPAQYHYDLAKQLNRLREKGILIIGSGNIVHNLRLIDWKNINTVGAGWDWAIEAREKTNNWLLDGNFQNIIEYHKQGTSLQYAIPTPDHYLPLIYTLGLKDRSEELALFNDELIGGSLSMTSVRIG; this is encoded by the coding sequence ATGAATCTACATGATCTTCAAAATATAAGTGATCAGTTTAATTCAACTCAAAGAATGCCCGTTTTATTTCTCGGCCACGGATCACCAATGAATGCAATTGAAGAAAATCAATTTGTACAAGGCTTCCGAAAAGCAGCCGGAGAAATACCAAAACCCAATGCTATTTTGTGTATTTCTGCCCACTGGTATACGGAAGGAACTTTTGTGACGGCTATGGACATGCCCAAGACCATTCATGATTTTTATGGTTTCCCAAAAGCTTTATTTGATGTACAATATCCTGCTCCGGGAAGTCCTGAACTGGCAAAAGAAACGGCAGAGCTTCTGTTACCGGCCATCGTGGAAGAAGACCACAGCTGGGGACTTGATCATGGTGCCTGGTCGGTGATCAAACATATGTATCCGGAAGCTGATATTCCTGTGATACAACTTAGTATAGATCATACAAAACCTGCACAATACCATTATGATCTGGCCAAACAGCTTAATAGACTTCGGGAAAAAGGGATCCTCATCATCGGAAGCGGAAATATTGTTCATAATCTCCGACTGATAGACTGGAAAAATATCAATACCGTTGGTGCCGGCTGGGATTGGGCGATTGAAGCCCGTGAAAAAACCAATAACTGGCTTCTGGACGGCAATTTCCAAAATATCATCGAATACCATAAGCAAGGTACATCCTTACAGTATGCCATCCCAACTCCTGATCATTATCTGCCTCTCATTTATACGTTGGGATTAAAGGACAGGTCTGAGGAACTTGCATTATTCAACGACGAGCTCATCGGAGGCTCTTTAAGTATGACAAGTGTCAGGATCGGATAA
- a CDS encoding polyisoprenoid-binding protein → MATKWNLDPTHSEITFKVKHMMISNVKGSFRTFTAEIESEDEFFGNAKTTATIQTDSVFTNNTDRDNHLKSAEFFNAEAHPTITFESQNLNNEVVGNLTINGITKPVTLDVDFGGINVDPWGNTKAGFSFEGKISRKDFGLNWNAALEAGGVMVSDDVKIAGELQFVKQV, encoded by the coding sequence ATGGCAACAAAATGGAACCTAGACCCAACACATAGTGAAATCACTTTCAAAGTAAAACATATGATGATTTCTAATGTAAAGGGAAGCTTCAGAACTTTCACTGCAGAAATTGAATCTGAAGACGAATTTTTCGGTAATGCAAAAACTACTGCAACGATCCAGACTGATTCTGTGTTCACTAATAATACAGACAGAGATAATCACTTAAAATCAGCAGAGTTTTTTAATGCTGAGGCACATCCAACCATCACTTTTGAATCTCAAAATTTAAATAATGAAGTCGTTGGAAATCTTACGATCAACGGGATCACAAAACCGGTAACTTTGGACGTTGACTTCGGAGGAATCAATGTTGACCCATGGGGTAATACAAAAGCAGGTTTCTCTTTTGAAGGAAAAATCAGCAGAAAAGACTTTGGACTTAACTGGAATGCAGCTCTTGAAGCAGGAGGTGTAATGGTAAGTGATGATGTAAAAATTGCCGGAGAATTGCAGTTTGTAAAACAAGTATAA
- a CDS encoding DPP IV N-terminal domain-containing protein has translation MKLNKFSLLMLVLGGAALAQTQKFTMAEAVNGMRTNLAVKNISQFSWSADGKSYIQGVKGGYLITDLKTNKQDTLVSLTQLNKFSDDKLKAVPQIRFADNSRGYFNSGGKMFWIEKSGNDWKVKNTATMDKDAANVKMFSDGQTFAFTAKNNLFVSKNGKTIAVTNESNENIISGQAVHRNEFGIDTGIFPAPNSESVAFYKMDQSMVADYPIIDWSVTPAVNHNIKYPMAGQTSHQVTLGVYNIKTQTTTFLKVEGEKDQYLTAVTWSPDSKYIFIAVLNRGQNHMKMNQYNAATGELVKTLFEETDSKYVEPQHPLTFFPNSNTDFIWQSQRTGYNHLFHYSLEKGLVAQITKGDWLVTDILGFNEKKKEIYFTSTKETPLERHLYKINWTNFKMQRLDDAPGMHIGTLSNDGNYLYDAYSNANSPRIANIINTSNLKSSNILTSENPLKNYQRPEIKNVELKADDGTPLYGKIILPTNFDPNKKYPTIVYLYNGPHLQLITNSFPASGNLWYEYMAQNGYIIFTMDGRGSSNRGMKFEQAVFRNLGTTEMNDQMKGVDYLKSLPYVDAEKMGIHGWSFGGFMTTSFMLRKPDVFKVGVAGGPVIDWSMYEIMYGERYMDTPQENPQGYAAANLLDKVQNLKGKLLMIHGAQDDVVVWQHSIKFIKSAVDNGVQLDYFAYPGHPHNVIGKDRVHLMQKITDYFDLYLKK, from the coding sequence ATGAAATTAAATAAATTTTCTTTATTGATGCTTGTTTTGGGCGGTGCAGCATTGGCCCAGACGCAGAAATTTACGATGGCGGAGGCTGTAAATGGGATGAGAACAAATCTTGCCGTGAAAAATATTTCTCAGTTTTCATGGTCTGCAGACGGGAAATCTTATATTCAGGGTGTGAAAGGAGGATATCTGATCACAGATCTTAAAACCAATAAACAAGATACTTTAGTGTCTTTAACTCAGTTGAATAAATTCTCGGATGATAAACTGAAAGCTGTTCCACAGATAAGGTTTGCCGATAATTCAAGAGGATATTTCAATAGCGGAGGCAAAATGTTCTGGATCGAAAAATCCGGAAATGACTGGAAAGTAAAAAATACAGCAACGATGGACAAAGATGCTGCCAATGTGAAAATGTTCAGTGACGGACAAACCTTTGCATTTACAGCAAAGAATAATTTATTTGTCAGTAAAAACGGAAAAACGATCGCGGTAACGAATGAATCTAATGAAAATATCATCAGTGGTCAGGCTGTTCACAGAAACGAATTCGGAATCGATACAGGAATTTTCCCGGCTCCCAATTCTGAAAGCGTAGCCTTCTATAAAATGGATCAGAGCATGGTGGCAGATTACCCGATCATTGACTGGTCTGTAACCCCTGCCGTGAACCATAATATCAAATACCCGATGGCCGGTCAGACCTCTCATCAGGTAACTTTGGGAGTATATAATATTAAAACCCAAACTACAACCTTCTTAAAAGTAGAAGGTGAAAAAGATCAGTATTTAACAGCAGTTACCTGGAGCCCGGATTCTAAATATATTTTCATCGCTGTTCTGAACAGAGGCCAGAATCATATGAAAATGAATCAATATAATGCGGCTACAGGAGAATTGGTAAAAACATTATTCGAAGAAACAGACAGCAAATATGTGGAGCCACAGCATCCGCTTACTTTCTTCCCGAATTCGAATACAGACTTTATATGGCAAAGCCAGAGAACAGGGTACAACCACCTGTTCCACTACAGCCTTGAAAAAGGACTTGTGGCACAGATCACAAAAGGAGACTGGCTGGTAACCGATATCCTCGGATTCAATGAGAAGAAAAAGGAAATCTATTTTACGTCAACAAAAGAAACGCCTTTAGAAAGACATTTGTATAAGATCAACTGGACCAACTTCAAAATGCAGAGACTGGATGATGCACCGGGAATGCATATCGGAACGTTAAGCAATGATGGGAATTACTTATATGATGCTTACAGCAATGCGAACTCACCAAGAATCGCTAATATCATTAATACATCAAATCTGAAATCCAGTAATATTCTCACCTCTGAAAACCCGTTAAAGAACTATCAGAGACCTGAGATTAAAAATGTAGAATTAAAAGCTGATGACGGAACTCCTTTGTATGGAAAAATTATTCTTCCAACAAATTTTGATCCCAACAAAAAATATCCGACGATCGTTTATCTTTATAACGGACCACACTTACAACTGATCACCAACAGCTTTCCGGCTTCAGGAAACCTGTGGTATGAATATATGGCTCAAAACGGATACATCATTTTCACAATGGACGGAAGAGGATCTTCAAACCGTGGAATGAAATTCGAGCAGGCTGTTTTCAGAAACCTGGGAACCACAGAAATGAATGACCAGATGAAGGGAGTAGATTACTTAAAATCTCTTCCTTATGTAGATGCTGAAAAAATGGGAATCCATGGATGGAGCTTCGGAGGATTTATGACAACAAGCTTTATGCTTCGCAAGCCGGATGTATTTAAAGTGGGAGTTGCGGGAGGCCCTGTAATCGACTGGAGCATGTACGAAATTATGTATGGTGAAAGATATATGGATACGCCACAGGAAAACCCTCAGGGATATGCTGCAGCCAACCTGTTGGATAAAGTTCAGAATCTGAAAGGAAAACTATTGATGATTCATGGTGCTCAGGATGATGTCGTAGTATGGCAACATTCTATAAAGTTCATTAAATCGGCTGTTGATAACGGAGTTCAGCTGGATTACTTTGCGTATCCGGGACACCCACACAACGTGATCGGAAAAGACAGGGTACACCTGATGCAGAAAATCACAGATTATTTTGATTTATATCTGAAGAAATAA
- a CDS encoding LLM class flavin-dependent oxidoreductase — protein sequence MELGIGMFGDLALDQSTGKYRDAGTKIHEILDQVKLMDEVGIDVFAMGEHHRPDYAVSSPEMVLAAAAGITKNIKLASGVTVLSSSEPVKVYEDFATLDLISNGRAEIFVGRGSFIESFPLYGYSLNDYEELFDEKLELLLKINSEENVSWSGKLRAPMQNQTVYPRAKNDGKLPIWRAVGGTPQSVLNAAQLGMPLVVAIIGGMPIQFKNLIEFYKQEYEKAGHDMAEMQIAVHSHTFVSDDPNVVDGYFHNYKSQMDRVGASRGWAPYTKMQYDGGRSKDGALFIGSPKEVADKIAYMKELFGITRFIGHMDIGDPAHDIMMKSIELFGNEVKPLVQHL from the coding sequence ATGGAATTAGGAATAGGAATGTTTGGAGATCTGGCATTAGACCAGTCCACCGGAAAATATAGAGATGCCGGAACTAAGATTCATGAAATATTGGATCAGGTAAAATTAATGGATGAGGTAGGAATTGACGTATTTGCAATGGGAGAACACCACCGCCCGGATTATGCCGTTTCTTCTCCGGAAATGGTATTGGCCGCGGCAGCCGGTATTACAAAAAATATAAAATTAGCAAGTGGGGTTACTGTTTTGAGTTCTTCGGAACCGGTAAAAGTTTATGAAGACTTTGCCACACTGGATCTTATTTCCAATGGAAGAGCGGAGATATTCGTGGGAAGGGGAAGCTTTATAGAATCTTTTCCTTTATATGGATATTCATTGAACGACTATGAAGAGCTTTTTGACGAGAAACTGGAATTATTGTTAAAAATCAATTCTGAAGAAAACGTAAGCTGGTCAGGAAAGCTTCGTGCTCCAATGCAGAATCAGACTGTTTACCCGAGAGCAAAAAATGACGGGAAACTTCCGATCTGGAGAGCAGTAGGAGGGACGCCACAATCTGTTTTGAATGCTGCTCAATTAGGAATGCCTTTAGTGGTAGCCATCATTGGAGGAATGCCGATCCAGTTTAAAAACCTGATTGAGTTTTATAAGCAGGAATACGAAAAGGCAGGGCATGATATGGCTGAAATGCAGATTGCAGTTCATTCACACACTTTTGTAAGTGATGATCCCAATGTTGTAGACGGATATTTCCACAATTATAAATCCCAGATGGACAGGGTAGGGGCTTCCCGAGGCTGGGCTCCTTATACTAAAATGCAGTATGACGGAGGAAGAAGTAAAGATGGAGCTTTATTTATCGGAAGTCCGAAAGAAGTTGCAGATAAAATTGCTTATATGAAAGAGCTTTTCGGGATCACGAGGTTTATCGGGCATATGGATATCGGCGATCCTGCCCATGATATAATGATGAAATCCATCGAGCTATTCGGGAATGAAGTAAAGCCTTTGGTTCAGCACTTATAA
- a CDS encoding SMC family ATPase, with translation MIPVKLTVEGLYSYQERQIIDFKNLTEGGLFGIFGPVGSGKSSILEAISFVLYGETERLNMRDKRAYNMMNLKSNNSYIEFDFINFENKQFRATRDFRRNSKKFDDVKPYSVTFYENIDNKWVPLDHSNAETIIGLSYPNFKRTIIIPQGQFKEFLELGAAERTNMMKEIFSLQRFDLQNNVSSLNVRNRSELDQLEGQLKGFEEISEEKIQQQKEFLTEEQKKLTQVNEKLEQVSNTYQQLKNLKTDFESLQQNRENFAELSLQKPMIDALEIKTDLYDRVFRVFNPLIIEKNKLSKEIKDQQTEKENHVKVVQDTEKKFNAVKEQLIILEPQFKSLDQSRIQENDLNLIVNILKFSEEIKVLNERTQKGSEKVTEVETKRESNLKKITELTKSLVTLKEQKLDTALLSQIGNWFIQHKNLQKSQLEQTEKTEKQQKQVHGVAEELKVFPYHKNYQENFRTQKESLESNKKQWVQKLDHLKIQKELSRFASELQNGESCPLCGSKEHPYIVEFHDVHMEMQETQEKINALDEQLQKLQKQETEIEKVLDRKKIFEDQLINEQTTLQAIQKDLENHIQLFIWKEFSPAREEEFDKKRQDSFAVEKR, from the coding sequence ATGATTCCAGTAAAATTAACAGTTGAAGGTTTATATTCTTACCAGGAACGCCAGATTATTGATTTTAAAAATCTTACGGAAGGCGGTTTATTCGGTATTTTCGGGCCGGTAGGTTCCGGAAAGTCTTCGATTCTTGAAGCCATCTCATTTGTGTTATACGGCGAAACGGAACGTCTGAATATGCGTGATAAGAGGGCGTACAACATGATGAATTTAAAATCAAACAATTCTTATATCGAATTTGATTTCATCAATTTTGAAAATAAACAGTTTCGTGCAACCAGGGATTTCAGACGTAATTCCAAGAAATTTGACGATGTAAAGCCTTATTCCGTCACTTTTTATGAAAATATTGATAACAAATGGGTTCCGCTGGATCATTCCAATGCGGAGACGATCATTGGGCTAAGTTATCCTAATTTCAAGCGAACCATTATCATTCCACAAGGTCAGTTTAAAGAGTTTCTTGAACTTGGTGCTGCAGAAAGAACCAATATGATGAAGGAGATCTTCAGTCTTCAGAGATTTGATCTCCAGAATAATGTTTCTTCCCTGAACGTCAGAAACAGGTCCGAACTGGATCAGCTTGAAGGACAGCTGAAAGGTTTTGAAGAAATCAGTGAAGAAAAGATTCAGCAGCAAAAGGAATTTTTAACAGAGGAACAGAAAAAACTCACTCAGGTCAATGAGAAACTGGAACAGGTATCCAATACTTATCAACAGCTAAAGAATTTAAAAACCGACTTTGAAAGCCTGCAACAGAACAGAGAAAATTTCGCTGAGCTCTCTCTCCAAAAACCCATGATTGATGCGCTGGAAATTAAGACCGATCTGTACGACCGCGTTTTCAGGGTTTTTAATCCTTTGATTATTGAAAAAAACAAGCTTTCAAAAGAAATAAAAGATCAGCAGACGGAAAAAGAAAACCATGTGAAGGTTGTGCAGGACACTGAAAAAAAGTTCAATGCTGTCAAAGAGCAACTGATTATTCTTGAGCCCCAATTTAAATCTTTGGATCAATCCAGAATACAGGAAAACGATCTGAATCTAATTGTCAATATTCTCAAATTTTCTGAAGAGATCAAAGTACTCAATGAGCGTACGCAGAAGGGTTCAGAAAAAGTAACGGAAGTAGAGACAAAAAGAGAAAGCAACCTTAAAAAGATTACAGAACTTACCAAAAGTCTGGTGACTTTAAAAGAGCAAAAGCTTGACACCGCTCTTCTTTCTCAAATTGGCAACTGGTTTATTCAACATAAAAATTTACAAAAATCCCAGCTTGAGCAAACGGAAAAAACTGAAAAACAACAGAAACAGGTTCATGGCGTCGCTGAAGAATTAAAGGTTTTTCCTTACCACAAAAATTATCAGGAAAATTTCAGAACGCAGAAAGAAAGTCTTGAAAGTAACAAAAAACAATGGGTTCAGAAGCTAGACCATTTAAAAATACAAAAAGAACTATCCCGTTTTGCCAGTGAACTTCAAAACGGAGAATCCTGTCCTCTTTGTGGTTCTAAGGAACATCCCTATATTGTGGAATTTCACGATGTACATATGGAAATGCAGGAAACCCAGGAAAAGATAAATGCTCTTGATGAGCAGCTTCAGAAACTTCAGAAACAGGAAACGGAAATCGAAAAAGTTCTTGATAGAAAAAAGATTTTTGAAGATCAGCTTATCAACGAACAAACGACGTTACAAGCCATTCAAAAAGATCTGGAGAATCATATTCAGCTTTTTATCTGGAAAGAGTTCAGCCCTGCACGTGAGGAAGAATTTGATAAAAAACGCCAGGATTCTTTTGCCGTAGAAAAAAGATAG
- the sbcD gene encoding exonuclease subunit SbcD codes for MKILHTADWHLGKRLDRFSRLEEQILVIEEIIGIADEENADLILVAGDLFDAFNPGVEAVELFYKTLKRLSKNGQRPVIAISGNHDSPNLINAPDPLARECGIILIGHPKTVIQPFGTEYFSILNSREGFIEMKINTIDFPVRILHTPYANEIRLKEYFGENKEEEINKVLAHTWNELAEQFCDDAGVNLLTAHLYMNKKGNEILEEPEGEKPIKIGNADLIFSDSIPEQIQYTALGHLHGFQNIGTREKPVVYSSSPLCYSFSEAGQIKYVSIINAEPGKSVTYEKKALKSGRALVRKTFTSTEDTIKWLKENPDTFIELTLESETFLTADERRLIYQSHNGIVYLIPKIKNRELIEPENHEINLNQNIEALFKDYFKSKNGGQEANEELMNLFNEILNA; via the coding sequence ATGAAAATTCTGCATACTGCCGACTGGCACTTAGGAAAAAGACTGGATCGCTTTTCGCGTCTCGAGGAGCAAATATTGGTGATAGAAGAAATCATCGGCATTGCTGATGAAGAAAATGCAGATCTTATCCTGGTGGCCGGAGATCTCTTTGATGCCTTTAACCCCGGCGTAGAAGCTGTGGAACTTTTTTATAAAACCCTGAAACGTTTATCCAAAAACGGACAACGTCCTGTCATTGCCATTTCAGGAAATCATGATTCACCGAACCTCATCAACGCACCTGATCCATTGGCCAGGGAATGCGGAATTATTTTAATCGGACATCCCAAAACAGTCATACAGCCTTTTGGAACAGAATATTTCAGCATCCTGAACTCCCGGGAAGGCTTTATAGAAATGAAAATCAATACCATTGATTTTCCGGTACGAATCCTTCACACCCCTTATGCCAATGAGATCCGTTTAAAGGAATATTTTGGTGAGAATAAAGAAGAAGAAATCAACAAAGTCCTTGCCCACACCTGGAATGAGCTTGCAGAGCAGTTTTGTGATGATGCAGGGGTCAATCTGCTGACGGCTCATTTATACATGAATAAAAAAGGAAATGAAATTCTGGAAGAACCGGAGGGGGAAAAACCTATTAAAATAGGAAATGCTGATCTTATTTTTTCGGATAGTATTCCTGAGCAGATTCAATATACGGCATTAGGACACCTTCATGGCTTTCAGAATATAGGAACCAGAGAAAAACCTGTGGTTTATTCTTCTTCTCCGTTATGTTACAGTTTCAGTGAAGCAGGTCAGATAAAATATGTATCTATTATTAATGCAGAGCCGGGAAAATCTGTTACCTATGAGAAGAAAGCTTTGAAAAGCGGAAGAGCGTTGGTACGGAAAACATTCACTTCAACAGAAGACACCATTAAGTGGCTTAAAGAAAATCCTGATACCTTTATCGAGCTTACTTTAGAAAGTGAAACTTTCTTAACCGCTGATGAAAGAAGGCTTATCTATCAGTCTCACAACGGAATTGTGTATCTGATCCCGAAAATTAAAAATAGAGAACTCATAGAGCCTGAAAATCACGAAATTAATCTGAATCAAAATATAGAAGCATTATTTAAAGATTATTTTAAATCTAAAAACGGAGGCCAGGAGGCTAATGAAGAATTGATGAATTTGTTTAATGAAATTTTAAATGCCTGA
- a CDS encoding DUF2132 domain-containing protein, whose amino-acid sequence MEEKSKDPLHGKRLDAILEELVEYYEGFEKLGEQINIRCFTDHPSISSSLKFLRKTPWARTKVESLYLFVLRQKKREENRNSK is encoded by the coding sequence ATGGAAGAAAAATCAAAAGATCCCTTACACGGAAAAAGACTCGATGCCATTCTCGAAGAATTGGTAGAATACTACGAAGGCTTTGAGAAATTGGGTGAGCAGATCAATATCAGATGCTTTACAGATCATCCGAGTATCAGTTCTTCCCTTAAGTTTTTACGAAAAACACCATGGGCAAGGACAAAAGTTGAAAGTTTATATCTGTTTGTACTAAGACAGAAGAAGAGAGAAGAAAACAGAAATAGTAAATAA